From one Nilaparvata lugens isolate BPH chromosome 2, ASM1435652v1, whole genome shotgun sequence genomic stretch:
- the LOC120349737 gene encoding uncharacterized protein LOC120349737, giving the protein MTADCGFEGSKTDTRLNWRGGHLFSKNLRLLQAGSAVLGGWGDVGGRRSGLLFNVAATSLDSWCPARGGTGCPSMPWMTSSAWRVMSSGSSRRSAGCGATSALTFSDETHL; this is encoded by the exons ATGACGGCAGATTGCGGCTTTGAAGGCTCGAAAACCGACACTCGACTAAATTGGAGAGGCGGCCACTTATTTTCGAAAAACTTGAGACTGCTTCAGGCTGGCA gtgctgtcctcggtggatggggtgatgtgggcggtcggcggtccgggctgctcttcaacgtggcggcaacgtccttggactcctggtgtccggcgcgcggtggtacgggctgtccctctatgccatggatgacgtcctcagcttggcgggtgatgtcgtccggctcctctcggcgttctgcggggtgcggcgcgacttcagCCTTGACATTttcg GATGAGACTCATCTGTAA